From Paenibacillus sp. PK3_47, the proteins below share one genomic window:
- a CDS encoding ATP-binding protein: protein MEYPVNILLVDDRPDEFLNIQAVLTDTNYQLVYASSGMDALKCLLEQEFALIIMDVLMPDMDGFETARRIKMRKKSRNIPIIFLTSLTSELENYMMAYTAGAIDFLTKPFHPLVLRSKIDGFVRLFQTNKALQLKTQELEAANVVLTELKETAEVALQIKSGFLAMMSHEIRTPLNGIIAMSDVLRSSDLSADDLEMAEIIHTSGHALVSVINHILDFTKIESGKMELDYTLFSLHDCLKGTVDLFKALAKERDLHLETYIDPALPALMIGDPNRLRQVLNNLIGNAIKFTSSGGVKIRAGLRQAIDGVLQVEFIVEDTGIGIPADKMKYLFQPFTQIDATINRKFGGTGLGLSICKMLVELMGGTIYAKSEVDQGSAFIFTIQVTEGQPR, encoded by the coding sequence ATGGAATATCCTGTTAATATTCTACTTGTTGATGACCGGCCGGATGAATTCCTGAATATCCAGGCTGTGCTTACAGACACAAATTATCAGCTGGTTTACGCCTCTTCCGGTATGGATGCCTTGAAATGCCTGCTGGAGCAGGAGTTTGCCCTGATCATCATGGATGTATTAATGCCGGACATGGACGGGTTTGAAACGGCCAGACGGATTAAGATGCGCAAGAAATCGCGCAACATCCCGATTATATTCCTGACCTCTCTGACTTCCGAGCTGGAGAACTATATGATGGCCTACACAGCGGGTGCGATTGATTTTCTGACCAAGCCCTTCCATCCCCTTGTCTTAAGAAGCAAGATTGACGGCTTTGTGCGGCTCTTTCAGACGAACAAGGCGCTGCAGCTCAAAACGCAGGAGCTGGAGGCGGCCAATGTTGTGCTGACCGAGCTGAAGGAGACGGCCGAGGTCGCCCTGCAAATCAAAAGCGGCTTTCTCGCTATGATGAGCCATGAGATCCGCACTCCGCTGAACGGAATTATTGCGATGTCGGATGTACTTAGAAGCTCTGACCTTTCGGCAGACGATCTGGAAATGGCAGAGATCATTCATACCAGCGGCCATGCCCTGGTGTCCGTCATCAATCATATTCTGGATTTCACGAAGATTGAGTCAGGTAAAATGGAGCTTGATTACACACTGTTTAGCCTGCATGACTGTCTGAAGGGAACAGTAGACCTGTTCAAGGCACTGGCCAAGGAACGGGATCTTCATCTGGAGACCTATATTGACCCCGCCCTTCCCGCCCTGATGATCGGAGACCCCAACCGGCTCAGACAGGTGTTGAACAATCTGATCGGCAATGCCATCAAATTCACGTCCTCAGGCGGAGTCAAGATCCGTGCCGGACTCAGGCAGGCGATTGACGGGGTTCTGCAGGTGGAATTCATTGTTGAGGATACGGGAATCGGCATTCCGGCGGATAAAATGAAATACCTCTTCCAGCCGTTCACCCAGATCGACGCTACAATTAACCGCAAGTTCGGCGGTACAGGTCTGGGCCTGTCGATCTGCAAAATGCTGGTTGAACTAATGGGCGGCACTATCTATGCCAAGTCCGAAGTCGATCAGGGATCGGCATTTATCTTTACCATTCAGGTTACTGAGGGACAGCCCCGGTAA
- a CDS encoding S-layer homology domain-containing protein, which produces MRSPVIKRFTLTAAAVLALTLGGQSFAASGFFSDLEGIPAKDKISALQQKGIVQGVSGSKFLPDGPVTAAQGIQLFVNALDLNIDLLRFVKEPKATDYFANANDAAWYAPALIIAANNDLGLPADLDPAENWTREEFTHQLMLAVEKHSNLPMIKIMPVEMADGSEFTAGYDGSIQRALVFGIASLDSGGKFHPAQEVTRAEAAEMVYNALEYIAAHPAPAEGYPQ; this is translated from the coding sequence ATGAGAAGCCCGGTAATTAAACGGTTTACATTAACGGCGGCAGCTGTGCTCGCCCTGACGCTGGGGGGACAAAGCTTTGCGGCTTCCGGATTCTTCAGTGATCTGGAAGGGATACCTGCCAAGGATAAAATTTCAGCACTGCAGCAGAAAGGCATTGTCCAGGGTGTCAGCGGCAGCAAGTTTCTGCCGGACGGCCCGGTTACTGCAGCACAGGGAATCCAGCTGTTCGTCAATGCGTTAGACCTGAATATTGATCTGCTCCGGTTCGTCAAGGAGCCTAAGGCAACGGATTATTTTGCGAATGCCAATGATGCTGCCTGGTATGCACCTGCGCTGATTATCGCAGCAAATAACGATCTCGGCCTGCCGGCTGATCTCGATCCTGCAGAGAATTGGACCCGCGAAGAATTCACTCACCAGCTGATGCTGGCGGTTGAGAAGCACAGCAACCTCCCGATGATCAAGATTATGCCGGTGGAGATGGCCGACGGCAGCGAATTCACCGCAGGGTATGACGGCTCCATCCAGCGGGCGCTGGTGTTTGGAATCGCCAGTCTGGACTCTGGCGGGAAGTTCCATCCGGCACAGGAAGTGACCCGCGCTGAAGCGGCGGAAATGGTCTACAATGCGCTTGAATACATTGCAGCCCATCCGGCCCCTGCTGAGGGCTATCCACAGTAA
- a CDS encoding response regulator: MNIKQQVWLAAFVSSLMLSGMAAVSIIYLQGLPRVVSPVLAAAGIMAVILLAGNIQRTVGRGLGRIGVITRNIAQGTVDLTETSSEANDEFGQLASTFQGLAVDLHHKTIEERSLRLRAEEQAWINTEVSEMALMLQGSVHLQTASRIFISRLASSVGGNYGAIYMLQGNSLHFTAGYAFDEAASTRNAFELGAGLVGQCAVDKKMLILHNLPDNYITIHSGLGETPPSTLILLPVLYENDVVAVVELATMGELGDKERQLIERTGQNMGVLINTLADVARIEELLGETQLQKEELEAQTEELQEQTEELAAQTEELMAQTEELGMQKEQLLAQTEELRLQKEQIEEQMNLTAAQKSEIEAQAAELKQQAEELLTSNQDLKLQMELTARQKLEIQEQADELLAQTEELQDQKEELLAQTEELQAQTEELASQTEELAAQTEELQAQRDELAASNNQLQHQMELTARQKTEIQEQADKLLVQASTLQDQKEELLAQTQELQAQTEELASQTEELASQRDELSASNDQLQLQMELTDKQKEEIKAQAEEIFMAAQYKSEFLANVSHELRTPLNSLLILSQILAENKEQNLNVKQLEYVHTIFSAGKDLLQLIDEILDLAKLEVGKMTPVMEPVSLQDTSSHLYRHFEQQAKKKNLRLDVHCDSRIPGHVMTDGHRLQQIMNNLLSNALKFTPEQGSVSLFIRTNGDEIIFSVSDTGIGIPASKLESIFEAFQQADGTTSRKYGGTGLGLTICRELASLLGGRIEVDSVEGKGSTFSLIIPAVEPGSEAMKLAAAELAAAPAAEFSSPEPAARENPSFRESFIPDISISNPKLLQFAEMDDDRNNLDSSDTLLLIIEEDAEFAAILLELARSRGFKAIVAFQGDQGLALAHAYKPAAILLDLHLPVLDGWAIISRLKSRPELRHIPVHVISTAEENQQSLAMGALSFWKKPSDEAELEAAFLQIETYIRRPVKSLLIVEDNQVLRSSLVEFIAHPDVRIVAVGTGREAMEQLSSHHFDCMVLDLGLSDISGFDLLEQIKTNRKLQTLPVIIYTGKDLNKSDEQRLKHYAESIVIKNVRSMERLYDETALYLHRKHADLPPDKQLLIEKLHNPEAAFAGKSILLVDDDMRNIFALSSVLEGYNMDISFAQNGREALEHLEQHPETELVFMDIMMPEMDGYETMKHIRANPEYDHLVIIALTARALEEDRVKCLQAGASDYISKPINTTQLVTVLKVWLIQ, translated from the coding sequence ATGAATATAAAACAACAGGTTTGGTTAGCAGCATTTGTCTCTTCTCTAATGCTCAGCGGTATGGCCGCTGTATCTATTATTTATCTGCAAGGGCTCCCGCGGGTTGTGTCCCCCGTGCTGGCTGCTGCCGGCATTATGGCTGTTATTCTGCTGGCGGGGAACATTCAGCGGACCGTGGGCCGGGGGCTGGGCAGAATCGGGGTCATCACCAGAAACATTGCCCAGGGTACGGTTGATTTAACAGAAACCTCCTCTGAAGCCAATGACGAGTTCGGACAGCTGGCCTCCACCTTTCAAGGCCTCGCTGTTGACCTGCACCACAAAACCATAGAGGAGCGGAGTCTGCGTCTACGGGCGGAAGAGCAGGCCTGGATTAATACCGAGGTCTCGGAGATGGCCCTGATGCTGCAGGGCTCTGTCCATTTGCAGACTGCCTCACGCATTTTTATCAGCAGACTGGCTTCTTCCGTGGGCGGAAACTATGGTGCAATCTATATGCTGCAGGGGAATAGTCTGCATTTCACTGCCGGTTATGCCTTTGATGAAGCTGCAAGCACCCGAAATGCGTTTGAACTCGGTGCAGGTCTCGTCGGGCAGTGTGCGGTGGATAAGAAGATGCTTATACTGCATAATCTGCCGGACAATTACATTACCATCCATTCAGGTCTGGGTGAAACCCCGCCTTCCACTTTGATTCTGCTTCCCGTCCTTTATGAAAATGACGTTGTTGCCGTTGTCGAACTGGCCACCATGGGTGAACTCGGGGACAAAGAGCGGCAGCTGATTGAACGGACCGGCCAGAACATGGGTGTCCTGATCAATACTTTGGCTGATGTTGCCAGAATTGAAGAGCTGCTGGGAGAAACGCAGCTTCAGAAGGAAGAGCTTGAAGCCCAGACTGAGGAGCTCCAGGAACAGACCGAAGAGCTGGCCGCACAGACTGAAGAACTGATGGCGCAGACTGAGGAGCTCGGTATGCAGAAGGAACAGCTGCTGGCCCAAACGGAAGAACTGCGGCTCCAGAAGGAGCAGATTGAAGAGCAAATGAATCTGACCGCTGCACAAAAATCCGAAATCGAAGCACAGGCTGCCGAACTGAAGCAGCAGGCAGAGGAACTGCTCACCTCCAATCAGGATCTGAAGCTGCAGATGGAGCTGACCGCACGTCAAAAGTTGGAAATTCAGGAACAGGCAGACGAGCTGCTGGCTCAGACCGAGGAGCTGCAGGACCAGAAGGAAGAGCTGCTGGCCCAGACCGAGGAGCTGCAGGCCCAAACGGAGGAGCTGGCCTCACAAACGGAAGAGCTGGCGGCACAGACAGAAGAGCTCCAGGCTCAACGCGACGAGCTGGCCGCCTCTAACAATCAGCTGCAGCACCAGATGGAGCTGACTGCGCGCCAGAAGACGGAAATTCAGGAGCAGGCTGATAAGCTGCTCGTTCAGGCAAGCACGCTGCAGGATCAAAAAGAGGAACTGCTCGCCCAGACACAGGAGCTTCAAGCACAGACGGAAGAGCTGGCATCACAAACAGAGGAGCTCGCCTCACAGCGTGATGAATTAAGCGCCTCTAACGATCAGCTGCAGCTGCAAATGGAGCTGACTGATAAGCAGAAGGAAGAAATCAAAGCCCAGGCCGAGGAAATCTTCATGGCTGCCCAATACAAGTCGGAATTCCTTGCCAACGTGTCGCATGAGCTGCGGACACCGCTGAACAGCCTGCTGATTCTCTCGCAGATTCTGGCCGAGAACAAGGAGCAGAACCTGAACGTCAAGCAGCTTGAATATGTGCACACGATCTTCTCTGCAGGCAAGGATCTGCTGCAGCTGATCGATGAAATTCTCGATCTGGCCAAGCTGGAGGTCGGCAAAATGACCCCGGTCATGGAGCCCGTCTCCCTCCAGGATACCAGCAGCCATCTGTACCGCCATTTCGAACAGCAGGCCAAGAAGAAGAATCTGCGCCTTGATGTCCACTGTGACAGCCGGATACCCGGCCATGTGATGACTGACGGGCACCGCCTCCAGCAGATTATGAACAATCTGCTGTCTAATGCACTTAAGTTCACTCCGGAGCAGGGCTCTGTATCCCTGTTCATCCGGACCAACGGTGATGAAATTATCTTCTCCGTCAGCGATACCGGTATTGGTATCCCTGCCTCCAAGCTGGAGAGCATCTTCGAAGCCTTCCAGCAGGCAGATGGTACAACCAGCCGTAAATACGGCGGCACCGGCCTCGGCCTGACCATCTGCCGCGAGCTGGCCTCCCTTCTGGGCGGCCGAATTGAAGTCGATTCTGTGGAGGGCAAAGGCAGCACCTTCTCGCTGATTATTCCGGCGGTTGAACCGGGCAGTGAAGCCATGAAGCTGGCTGCTGCAGAGCTTGCAGCCGCACCGGCTGCGGAGTTCAGCAGCCCTGAGCCTGCAGCCCGGGAGAATCCGTCCTTCCGCGAATCCTTTATTCCCGATATTTCCATCTCTAATCCCAAGCTGCTGCAGTTTGCGGAAATGGATGATGACCGGAACAATCTGGACAGCAGCGATACGCTGCTCCTGATCATTGAAGAGGATGCTGAATTCGCTGCGATTCTGCTGGAGCTGGCCCGCAGCAGAGGATTTAAGGCCATCGTTGCCTTCCAGGGCGACCAGGGGCTTGCACTGGCCCATGCTTACAAGCCTGCTGCGATTCTGCTGGACCTGCATCTTCCCGTTCTGGACGGCTGGGCGATTATCAGCCGCCTGAAGAGCCGTCCGGAGCTGCGTCATATTCCGGTGCATGTCATCTCCACTGCAGAAGAGAACCAGCAAAGCCTGGCTATGGGCGCCCTCTCGTTCTGGAAGAAGCCAAGTGACGAAGCCGAGCTGGAAGCCGCCTTCCTCCAGATTGAAACTTATATCCGGCGGCCGGTCAAAAGCCTCCTGATTGTCGAAGACAACCAGGTTCTGCGCAGCAGCCTTGTGGAATTCATTGCGCATCCGGATGTGCGCATTGTCGCCGTCGGAACCGGACGGGAAGCCATGGAACAGCTGTCCAGCCATCATTTTGACTGCATGGTGCTTGATCTGGGATTGTCCGATATAAGCGGCTTCGATCTGCTTGAACAGATTAAGACCAACCGTAAACTGCAGACATTGCCTGTTATTATTTATACCGGTAAAGATCTCAACAAGAGTGACGAACAGCGTCTGAAGCATTACGCCGAGAGCATTGTCATCAAGAACGTCCGTTCCATGGAACGGCTCTATGATGAAACAGCACTCTATCTGCACCGCAAGCATGCCGACCTTCCGCCGGACAAGCAGCTGCTGATCGAGAAGCTGCATAATCCGGAAGCCGCTTTTGCCGGCAAAAGCATCCTGCTTGTGGATGATGATATGCGCAATATCTTTGCGTTATCCAGCGTGCTGGAAGGCTATAATATGGATATCAGTTTTGCCCAGAACGGAAGGGAGGCGCTCGAGCATCTGGAGCAGCATCCGGAGACCGAGCTGGTGTTCATGGATATCATGATGCCGGAAATGGACGGATACGAAACGATGAAGCATATCCGGGCCAATCCCGAGTACGATCATCTTGTGATCATAGCCCTGACTGCCCGCGCCCTGGAGGAAGACCGGGTCAAATGCCTGCAGGCAGGGGCTTCTGATTATATTTCCAAACCGATCAATACCACACAACTGGTAACCGTGCTGAAGGTGTGGTTGATTCAATAA
- the greA gene encoding transcription elongation factor GreA, which produces MSNEEVFLTKEGLAKLEEELRELKEVGRKELAARLKLAISYGDLKENSEYHSAKEDQSFMETRIMTLEKMLTKAQIVDESKMDLSKVSVGMLVILNDVEYSEKIEYRVVGPAEADVLDNKISYESPLGKELIGKKVGDVISVNAPMGVIKYELLEIKM; this is translated from the coding sequence ATGTCCAATGAAGAAGTATTTTTGACCAAAGAAGGATTAGCCAAGCTGGAGGAAGAGCTCAGGGAGCTCAAGGAAGTGGGGCGCAAGGAGCTTGCAGCCAGGCTTAAGCTGGCCATTAGCTACGGGGATTTGAAGGAGAACAGCGAATACCACTCGGCTAAGGAAGACCAGTCGTTTATGGAGACCCGCATCATGACTCTGGAAAAAATGCTGACCAAAGCCCAGATCGTTGACGAGAGCAAGATGGATCTGAGCAAAGTAAGCGTGGGTATGCTGGTTATCCTGAATGATGTAGAGTACTCCGAAAAAATTGAATACAGAGTGGTTGGCCCGGCTGAGGCCGATGTGCTGGACAACAAGATTTCTTACGAAAGTCCCTTGGGCAAAGAGCTGATCGGCAAAAAAGTCGGCGATGTCATCAGCGTAAATGCTCCAATGGGCGTCATTAAATACGAGCTGCTGGAGATCAAAATGTAA
- a CDS encoding MFS transporter has product MFIAQRRSTLALLALAISAFAIGTTEFVSVGLLPLIADDLNISVTAAGLTVTLYALGVTFGAPVITSLTSAVSRKTLLVSLMVLFIAGNGLAAAADSLAVLLTARVISALSHGLFMSIASTIAADLVPEDRRAGAISIMFTGLTVATVTGVPLGTFLGQQLGWRAAFIAIVITGILALAANLALVPSALRKGVRTPLAEQVKLVTNGRLLLAFAITALGYGGTFVVFTYLSPLLHEVSGFKEQTVAVILLLYGIAIAVGNVIGGKAANRKPMNALFYMFALQTVVLLILTFTAPFKSAALITIFFMGLLAFMNVPGLQIFVVMLAERYAPNARDIASAVNIAAFNAGIAIGAYLGGIVTDHLGLIHTAWVGSLMVLGAVVLTAWSRALERKEETTLQTVTG; this is encoded by the coding sequence ATGTTTATAGCTCAAAGAAGAAGTACCCTTGCGCTGCTGGCCTTGGCAATCAGCGCCTTTGCAATAGGGACAACCGAGTTTGTCAGTGTCGGCCTGCTGCCGCTCATCGCTGATGACCTGAATATATCCGTAACTGCTGCCGGATTAACCGTAACTTTGTACGCACTGGGTGTAACCTTTGGAGCACCGGTGATTACATCCCTGACCTCAGCAGTCTCACGCAAAACACTGCTGGTCTCGCTGATGGTCCTGTTCATCGCAGGCAACGGTCTTGCCGCTGCTGCAGACAGCCTTGCCGTACTGCTGACTGCCCGGGTAATCTCGGCCCTCTCCCATGGCCTGTTCATGTCGATTGCCTCTACAATCGCCGCAGATCTGGTACCGGAAGACCGCAGAGCCGGCGCGATATCCATTATGTTCACCGGACTTACAGTAGCCACCGTAACCGGTGTGCCGCTCGGCACGTTCCTGGGACAGCAGCTGGGCTGGCGTGCCGCTTTCATTGCAATTGTCATTACCGGGATCCTTGCACTGGCTGCCAATCTGGCGCTTGTACCCTCCGCTCTCCGCAAAGGGGTAAGGACGCCGCTGGCCGAGCAGGTCAAGCTGGTGACCAATGGCCGCCTGCTGCTTGCCTTTGCCATTACGGCTCTCGGTTATGGCGGCACCTTTGTCGTCTTCACTTACTTATCGCCGCTGCTACATGAAGTCAGCGGATTCAAGGAACAGACGGTTGCCGTCATTCTCCTCCTATACGGGATAGCTATTGCTGTCGGAAATGTGATCGGCGGCAAGGCAGCCAACCGGAAACCGATGAATGCCCTGTTCTATATGTTTGCGCTGCAGACTGTTGTTCTGCTGATTCTGACCTTTACCGCTCCGTTTAAATCTGCGGCTCTGATCACTATTTTCTTTATGGGGCTGCTGGCTTTCATGAATGTCCCCGGCCTGCAGATATTCGTAGTGATGCTTGCTGAACGCTACGCTCCCAATGCCAGAGATATTGCCTCGGCAGTCAATATTGCCGCCTTTAACGCAGGCATTGCCATCGGCGCCTATCTCGGAGGAATTGTTACAGATCATCTGGGGCTGATTCATACCGCCTGGGTAGGTTCACTCATGGTTCTGGGAGCTGTTGTCCTTACAGCCTGGAGCCGTGCCCTGGAACGTAAAGAAGAGACTACCCTACAGACCGTTACCGGCTGA
- a CDS encoding AEC family transporter, whose amino-acid sequence MIQTVLTTLVEVIVPLSIPVGAGALLGRFKNLDTKPLLTLYLYFLSPAIILDTLATAEISLDDVYKTLAFSLLNLFLLWGLANVLSKILKLAPAEAAGLTLISTFTNSVNYGLPLVLLAFGQLGLDKASVYVIAQMVIVNTIGVYFAARSQFSVKSAVKSVFSLPSIYAAILAFLLRGLGLHMPGELASGVSMAAAAYSPVVLAILGAQMVKVRAAHTQRNVQLAFWTGITVRLLLAPLLAAAVLSLLNITGTLFSVLLVLASMPVAVNSVVLAERFGSSPSLVSRCIVWTTLASFLVLPVLIAVVGGQ is encoded by the coding sequence GTGATTCAAACCGTGTTAACAACCTTGGTAGAGGTTATTGTCCCGCTGTCGATTCCGGTGGGTGCCGGAGCGCTGCTGGGCCGGTTCAAGAATCTCGACACCAAACCGCTGCTTACGCTGTATCTTTATTTTCTCAGTCCGGCCATTATTCTGGACACGCTGGCAACGGCAGAGATTTCACTGGATGATGTGTACAAGACGCTCGCTTTCTCACTGCTGAACCTGTTTCTTCTGTGGGGGCTGGCAAATGTGCTGAGCAAAATATTGAAACTGGCACCTGCGGAAGCGGCGGGCTTGACGCTGATTTCCACATTTACAAACAGCGTCAATTACGGGCTTCCGCTGGTGCTGCTGGCTTTTGGGCAGCTTGGCCTGGATAAGGCATCCGTCTACGTCATTGCTCAAATGGTAATCGTAAATACCATCGGGGTTTACTTTGCCGCCAGATCGCAGTTTTCGGTAAAAAGCGCCGTGAAGTCCGTGTTCTCCCTGCCGTCGATCTACGCGGCTATTCTGGCCTTCCTGCTGCGGGGCCTTGGCCTGCATATGCCCGGGGAGCTGGCATCAGGGGTATCGATGGCGGCTGCCGCCTATTCACCCGTGGTGCTTGCCATCCTGGGAGCACAGATGGTCAAGGTCAGAGCCGCCCATACACAGCGCAACGTCCAGCTGGCCTTCTGGACGGGCATCACAGTCCGCCTGCTGCTGGCTCCGCTGCTTGCCGCAGCTGTATTGTCCCTGCTGAATATCACAGGAACTTTATTCTCCGTCCTGCTGGTGCTTGCCTCCATGCCTGTGGCCGTTAACTCCGTGGTGCTCGCCGAGCGGTTCGGCAGCTCGCCTTCGCTGGTATCGCGCTGCATTGTCTGGACGACCCTGGCATCATTCCTTGTCCTGCCCGTGCTCATTGCCGTGGTAGGAGGCCAATAA
- a CDS encoding DUF6509 family protein produces MLTFASYTVEDVRDPFGIISGKRYEYVIQLDVPEDDELYVEGGVSARVVAKVLEGQFSIVTYDLLETTTGKLLDFDLEEDEEAVLHDFCKEHLPE; encoded by the coding sequence ATGCTGACCTTTGCAAGCTACACTGTGGAGGATGTAAGAGATCCGTTCGGGATCATTAGCGGTAAACGTTACGAGTATGTCATTCAGCTGGATGTGCCGGAAGATGATGAACTGTACGTAGAAGGCGGGGTTTCGGCCCGTGTGGTGGCCAAAGTCCTGGAGGGGCAGTTCAGCATCGTTACCTATGACCTGCTGGAGACAACAACCGGCAAGCTGCTTGATTTTGATCTGGAAGAGGATGAAGAAGCGGTTTTGCATGATTTCTGCAAAGAGCATCTTCCGGAATAA
- a CDS encoding xanthine phosphoribosyltransferase, giving the protein MKVLEERIREEGLILSDTVLKVDSFLNHQVDTELALQIGQEFASIFRDLPVTKILTVEASGIQFAMAAGIALKVPFIYAKKKKAVTLSEAVYSAPVHSFTRREDYRISISQKYLGPEDKVLIIDDFLATGVALIGLADIVKESGAELLGVGCVIEKSFQKGRGLLEQRGIPVHSLARISSMSPGEVHFIDNDVQYKEMIKESAGC; this is encoded by the coding sequence ATGAAAGTATTAGAGGAACGCATCAGAGAAGAAGGTTTGATTCTGTCGGATACAGTGCTTAAGGTAGACTCGTTTCTGAACCATCAGGTGGATACGGAGCTGGCCCTGCAAATCGGGCAGGAATTTGCATCAATTTTCCGGGACCTGCCGGTGACCAAAATATTGACGGTTGAAGCAAGCGGAATCCAGTTCGCCATGGCGGCGGGGATCGCCCTGAAGGTACCGTTCATCTATGCCAAGAAAAAGAAGGCTGTCACCCTGTCGGAGGCTGTCTACTCTGCACCGGTGCACTCCTTTACCCGCCGGGAGGATTACCGGATCAGCATCTCTCAGAAGTATCTCGGACCTGAAGACAAAGTGCTGATTATAGATGACTTTCTGGCTACGGGCGTAGCGCTCATAGGACTGGCTGATATTGTTAAGGAATCCGGTGCGGAGCTGCTCGGGGTGGGCTGCGTTATCGAGAAGAGCTTTCAGAAAGGGCGGGGCCTGCTGGAGCAGAGAGGTATTCCTGTCCACTCTCTGGCACGCATATCCTCGATGTCTCCGGGGGAAGTGCATTTTATAGATAATGATGTCCAATATAAAGAAATGATCAAGGAGAGTGCGGGATGTTAA
- a CDS encoding helix-turn-helix domain-containing protein: MVKKYNISVEATLEVIGGKWKCVILCHLNHGRMRTSDLKRHMPNITQKMLTQQLRELEQDGIVNRISYNQVPPKVEYELSEYGRSLQTILDSLCAWGEQHIRREHGDIDGMLEDSVLNQKNPQVQTTGAE; encoded by the coding sequence ATGGTTAAAAAATATAATATCTCGGTTGAAGCAACGCTTGAGGTCATCGGGGGCAAGTGGAAGTGTGTCATCCTCTGCCATCTGAATCATGGCCGGATGCGGACAAGTGATCTGAAGCGGCATATGCCGAATATTACGCAGAAAATGCTCACCCAGCAGCTCCGCGAGCTTGAGCAGGACGGTATCGTGAACAGGATCAGCTATAATCAGGTGCCGCCCAAGGTGGAGTACGAGCTCAGTGAATACGGCCGGTCACTGCAGACGATTCTGGATTCCCTCTGTGCATGGGGTGAACAGCATATCCGCAGGGAACACGGAGATATTGACGGTATGCTGGAAGATAGTGTGCTTAACCAGAAGAACCCGCAGGTACAGACGACGGGTGCTGAGTAG
- a CDS encoding aldo/keto reductase: MTQHIQNKTVLQNGVNMPWLGLGVFQVADNEELIHAVKSAIAHGYRSIDTAAIYENERGVGQAVAEAMIENKLTRGDLFITSKVWNADLGYEETLAAFEVSLKKLGLAYLDLYLIHWPVNGKYKEAWRAMETLYQQGRIRAIGVSNFQIHHLEDLIADAAVKPMVNQVEMHPYLSQQELRSFCKEQGIQIEAWAPLMQGGLLDQPVLQEIAAKYGKSVAQTILRWDLQHGIVTIPKSTKEQRIIENASLFDFRLSAEDMARIDSLNRDQRVGPDPDNFDF, translated from the coding sequence ATGACACAGCATATACAAAACAAAACTGTATTACAAAACGGTGTAAACATGCCTTGGCTTGGACTCGGTGTTTTTCAGGTCGCTGATAATGAGGAGTTAATTCATGCAGTAAAATCGGCTATTGCCCACGGCTACCGCAGCATTGATACTGCGGCTATCTATGAGAATGAACGCGGAGTCGGACAGGCGGTGGCTGAAGCGATGATTGAGAATAAGCTCACGCGCGGGGACCTGTTCATCACTTCGAAGGTTTGGAATGCCGATCTGGGGTATGAGGAGACACTGGCTGCTTTCGAAGTCAGCCTTAAGAAGCTCGGCCTTGCATATCTGGACCTGTATCTTATTCATTGGCCGGTCAACGGAAAATATAAAGAGGCCTGGAGAGCAATGGAAACCTTGTATCAGCAAGGCCGCATCAGAGCAATTGGTGTAAGTAATTTTCAGATTCATCATCTGGAGGATCTTATCGCAGACGCCGCTGTCAAGCCGATGGTGAACCAGGTGGAGATGCACCCTTACCTCTCCCAGCAGGAGCTGCGCAGCTTCTGCAAGGAACAGGGCATCCAGATTGAAGCCTGGGCACCTCTGATGCAGGGCGGGCTGCTGGATCAGCCTGTGCTGCAGGAAATTGCCGCGAAATACGGCAAATCGGTTGCCCAGACCATTCTCCGCTGGGATCTGCAGCACGGCATAGTGACGATACCCAAGTCGACCAAAGAGCAGCGGATTATCGAGAATGCTTCCCTGTTCGATTTCCGGCTGAGTGCTGAAGATATGGCCCGGATTGACAGCCTGAACCGTGACCAGCGGGTGGGGCCTGACCCGGACAACTTCGATTTCTAA